Within the Gaiellales bacterium genome, the region GAGCACTTCGGCGAGGGCGTCACGTACGTCGGCGAGGGCGATGCGGCCCGGCTGGTGAAGATCTGCCACAACCTGCTCCTGGGCGTGGTCGCCCAGTCGCTGGCCGAGATCACGGTGCTCGCCGAGCGCGGCGGCGTGGGCCGGCGCGCGTTCTTCGAGTTCCTCAATGCAAGCGTGCTGGGATCGATGTTCACGCGCTACAAGACGCCCGCCTACGTCAATCAGGAGTACGCGCCCACGTTCACGATGGAGCTCCTGCGGAAGGACTTCGACCTCGGTCTCGAGGCCGGCGAGCGCATGCGCGTGCCCTTGCCGACGATGGAGCTCGTGCGAGGGGTGGTGCAGGAGGCGATCGACGCCGGGCACACGGGCGTCGACTTCGCCGCGTTGATCGAGCTCGAGGCCGCGCGTGCCGGCCTGGAGATGGCGGCGGATCCAGATCCCGTCTGGGACGGCCTCGCCGCCCGCGCCGACGGGGCCGCCGGCGCCCGGGCGCATTGACATGGCCGGGCTCGAGGGAGTAGGTTGATGCAACCGATTGCATATCAAGTTGCAGGCGGCGCTGGGTGGTCACTCGCCGTTTCCCCGACGAGAGAGGAGTCGTCGTGAGGGTCGCATTCCACAAGGTCTCACTGGCGATGGCCGTCGTGGCCCTCGCGGTCACCGCGGCGTGCGGCGGCGCCTCCGGAGGGTCGAGCTCCGGGAGCACGAAGCCGCTCGTCATCGGCATCTCGCTGTCGTTCTCGGGCGACTTCTCCGACCCCGGCCACGCCGCCGAGCTGGGATACAAGCTGTGGGCGGACACCGTCAACAAGCAAGGCGGGATCCTCGGGCGCAAGGTGCAGCTGAAGATCGTCGACGACGCCTCATCCCCCAACCAGGTCGTCACGAACTACCAGACGCTGATCTCGAGGGACAAGGTCGACCTCGTGTTCGGCCCCTTCTCCACCCTCCTCACGGCGCCCGCGGCACGGGTCGCCGCCCGCTACGGCTACGCCTTCCCCGAGCCGTCGGGCGGCGGCCCGCTGGTGTTCCAGGAGAAGCTCGGGAACGTGTTCTTCGTCCAGCCCGCGCCCGTCGTGAACTGCGGCGACCCGTTCGTCTCCTACATCCTCTCGCTGCCGCCGAGCGAGCGGCCGAAGACCGCCGCCTACCCGGAGCTCGACGACCCGTTCGCCGAGCCGATCGCCGAGCGCGCCCGCCTGAAGTTCGAAGCCGCCGGGATCAAGACCGTGTTCAAGGAGGTCTACCCGCCGGAGATGTCCGATCTGACGCCGGTCGTCGAGAAGATGGCCGCCGCGAAGCCCGACATGGTCTTCGCCGGCACCCAGTCGGACGACGCCTACTCCATGGTGAACGCGATGGTGCAGCTCGGCTTCAGCCCGAAGTTCCTGTTCCAGGCCAACGGCGCCAACT harbors:
- a CDS encoding NAD(P)-dependent oxidoreductase, with the translated sequence MDDGKAARRSIGWIGTGRMGYQLVERLLAAGCDVSVWNRTRAKAEPLAERGATVVDTPADLAGCGIVFTMVAGSDDLVAVTTGPDGVLGRADAAPDVLVDSSTVSAEASEAVRAAAAARGTALLAAPVSGNPKVVKAGRLTVVASGPRPAYDAALPYLEHFGEGVTYVGEGDAARLVKICHNLLLGVVAQSLAEITVLAERGGVGRRAFFEFLNASVLGSMFTRYKTPAYVNQEYAPTFTMELLRKDFDLGLEAGERMRVPLPTMELVRGVVQEAIDAGHTGVDFAALIELEAARAGLEMAADPDPVWDGLAARADGAAGARAH
- a CDS encoding amino acid ABC transporter substrate-binding protein, which encodes MRVAFHKVSLAMAVVALAVTAACGGASGGSSSGSTKPLVIGISLSFSGDFSDPGHAAELGYKLWADTVNKQGGILGRKVQLKIVDDASSPNQVVTNYQTLISRDKVDLVFGPFSTLLTAPAARVAARYGYAFPEPSGGGPLVFQEKLGNVFFVQPAPVVNCGDPFVSYILSLPPSERPKTAAYPELDDPFAEPIAERARLKFEAAGIKTVFKEVYPPEMSDLTPVVEKMAAAKPDMVFAGTQSDDAYSMVNAMVQLGFSPKFLFQANGANSPVEFPSKVGAKNTEGIFSCGDWFPNSKAPGNPAFIKAYIAKYGGTAADIDSGSAEAYAVGEVVSEVAKKTGKIDNATIIKTLHSGTWPTVEGNLSWDKYGAPNGTTMLTEWIGGKLLPVYPSAVALHAPVVPKPPWGG